DNA sequence from the Raineyella sp. LH-20 genome:
GAAGGACGGCTCGCGGTAGCCCCGCTGGAGGATCTTCAGCCCCTCGGTGAGGCCGGCCGGGCCGAACAGCGTGGTCGACCCGGAGGACGAGCCCATGGTGATCAGCCGCCGCACCCGCTCCGGGTGTTCGTAGCCGAACCGGATGGTGGTGCCGCCGCCCATCGAGTTGCCGATCAGGGTGGCCTGCTCGATGCCCAGCGCGTCCAGCAGGTCGGCGACGGCCTGCGGATGGTTGCGCTGCTGCCAGGTGACCGGGTCGGACTCGCCCCAGCCGGGCATGTCCGCCGCGACGACGTGGTACTTCTCGGCGAAGACCGGGATGTTGTTGGAGAAGTTCGTCCAGCCGGTGGCGCCCGGCCCGGAGCCGTGCAACAGGACCAGCGGCTCCCCGCCGGCCGGGCCGGCCTCGTTGATGTGGATCCGCCCCGAGGGGGTGTCCACGAACCGGCTGGTGTTCTCGTACGTCAACTCCATGGCAGTCCTTTCTGCATGCGGGCCACGGGGGCCTCAGCGGGCGAGCTTCTTGAGCTCGATCGACGGATCGGCGAGCTTGAGCGGATCGATGACCAGGCCCCGGTCGATGATCCGGCGGGCGGCCCGGACAGCCGTACCGCCGTCGATGGTGGCGGCGCCGATCATCCGGCCGTCGGCCTCCATCCGGAAGGCGGCCACCGGCGCCCCGTCCACCGACCGGACGATCGGGGTGCCGTTGACCAGGTCGCCGACGGACTCGACGTGGACACCGTAGCGATCGGACCACATCCACGAGGCGCCGTGTGCCGGCAGCGGCACCCCGGCGATCGCCGCGGCGACGGTGCGGCCGGCGTTCATCGCCGACTCCCAGTGCTCGTGGCGGCGGATCAGCGTGCCGTCGGCCAGCCGGATCCGGGCCACGTCGCCGGCGGCGTAGACCCCAGGATGGGTGGTGCGCTGGGTCGGGTCGACGATGATGCCCTGGTCGGTGGCCAGCCCGGCGGCCTCCGCCAGGTGGGTCTCCGGGACGATCCCGACCGCCACCAGCACCGCGTCGGCGGCGACGCTACTGCCGTCGTTGAGGGTGACGGTGTACTCCTCGCCGGCCAGCGAGATGCCGGTGGTCATCGCGCACCGTACGTCGACACCGTGCGCGGCGTGCATCGCGTGCAGGCGGACCGCCAGTTCGGCGC
Encoded proteins:
- a CDS encoding alpha/beta hydrolase, yielding MELTYENTSRFVDTPSGRIHINEAGPAGGEPLVLLHGSGPGATGWTNFSNNIPVFAEKYHVVAADMPGWGESDPVTWQQRNHPQAVADLLDALGIEQATLIGNSMGGGTTIRFGYEHPERVRRLITMGSSSGSTTLFGPAGLTEGLKILQRGYREPSFAVMKELVDVMTYDSTFATDALIQGRADMVAAHPEHNKNFLDAVGKRAVVELDQAKVRTIQAPTLLFHGRDDRVVHFEHSLRLTSLIPDSRLVLINRCGHWLQIEHAAEFNRLVDEFITNN
- a CDS encoding NAD(P)/FAD-dependent oxidoreductase, which codes for MSGTVAPGAGGNVVIVGGGLAGFTTAQDLRKHGFDGRVTIIDPEGIPYDRPPLSKEYLDGSLPAAKLSFVPDDWYRDNAVELITDRVVALNPDEGLLELGGGRTVSAATTVLALGGRPRTLPIPGGDLPGLLTLRTKDDADRLRDLLVPGLRLAIIGAGLIGAEVAATAVKDGATVTLIDPVPVPLVPLVGAELAVRLHAMHAAHGVDVRCAMTTGISLAGEEYTVTLNDGSSVAADAVLVAVGIVPETHLAEAAGLATDQGIIVDPTQRTTHPGVYAAGDVARIRLADGTLIRRHEHWESAMNAGRTVAAAIAGVPLPAHGASWMWSDRYGVHVESVGDLVNGTPIVRSVDGAPVAAFRMEADGRMIGAATIDGGTAVRAARRIIDRGLVIDPLKLADPSIELKKLAR